One Hemitrygon akajei chromosome 11, sHemAka1.3, whole genome shotgun sequence DNA segment encodes these proteins:
- the dexi gene encoding dexamethasone-induced protein homolog, with product MTASVYADLDSLESLLDELPCMFYVGLFFVNVLILYYAFLMEYVLFNVGIVFLPDDFDQALVDLGVLSDPASVAYDTDGEVDVFDGYFD from the coding sequence ATGACCGCCTCTGTTTACGCTGATCTCGATTCGCTGGAGTCGCTCCTTGATGAGTTGCCCTGTATGTTTTACGTGGGGTTGTTTTTTGTGAATGTGCTCATCCTCTACTATGCCTTCCTGATGGAGTACGTCCTCTTCAATGTGGGAATTGTCTTCCTTCCCGACGACTTCGACCAGGCTCTAGTTGACCTCGGGGTCTTGTCGGATCCGGCATCGGTTGCCTATGACACAGACGGCGAAGTGGATGTCTTCGATGGCTACTTCGACTAA